One region of Jatrophihabitans cynanchi genomic DNA includes:
- the hisS gene encoding histidine--tRNA ligase, with the protein MMPTTSLSGFPELLPSERFVELAVLDRLRTIFELHGFAPIETRAAEPLEQLLRKGEIDKEVYLLRRLQADTEEDQPKSSDSVLGLHFDLTVPFARYVIDNAGHLQFPFRRYQIQKVWRGERPQTGRYREFTQADIDIVAKDALPFHHDVEIARVMAEALGALEFLPPLRLQVNNRKLIEGFFRGIGATDIGAVMRAIDRLDKVPADVVGKELTQVAGLSDAQATVCLQLADIRSTDLAFVERVRALGVQHDLLDAGLAELAAVIEGCATINGVTVEADLRIARGLDYYTGTVFETRMSGHESLGSICSGGRYDALATDGKSTYPGVGISLGVTRLLMPLFQQGVLAGSRPVPSAVLIALPHDDDRSRCDALAQRLRSRGIATEVAAAAQKFGKQIRYAERRGIPYVWFPGDADEPGTDTVKDIRSGEQVSADPDAWLPPENDLRPQVIMQRVER; encoded by the coding sequence CTGATGCCCACCACCTCGCTGTCGGGCTTTCCGGAACTGCTGCCGTCCGAACGCTTCGTCGAACTCGCCGTGCTCGACCGGCTGCGGACGATTTTCGAACTGCACGGCTTCGCGCCCATCGAGACGCGCGCCGCCGAACCGCTCGAACAACTGCTGCGCAAGGGAGAAATCGACAAAGAGGTATACCTCCTGCGCCGGCTGCAGGCGGATACCGAAGAGGATCAGCCGAAGTCGTCCGATTCCGTTCTCGGGCTGCACTTCGACCTCACCGTCCCGTTCGCGCGCTACGTGATCGACAACGCCGGGCATCTGCAGTTCCCGTTCCGCCGCTACCAGATCCAGAAAGTCTGGCGGGGCGAGCGACCGCAGACCGGCCGCTACCGCGAGTTCACCCAGGCCGACATCGACATCGTCGCCAAGGACGCCCTGCCGTTCCATCACGACGTCGAGATCGCCCGGGTCATGGCCGAGGCCCTCGGCGCACTGGAGTTCCTGCCCCCGCTGCGCCTGCAGGTGAACAACCGCAAGCTCATCGAAGGCTTCTTCCGCGGCATCGGCGCCACCGACATCGGCGCCGTGATGCGTGCGATCGACCGCCTCGACAAGGTGCCGGCCGACGTCGTCGGCAAGGAACTGACCCAGGTCGCCGGCCTGAGCGATGCGCAGGCGACGGTGTGCCTGCAACTGGCGGACATTCGCAGCACCGACCTCGCTTTCGTCGAGCGTGTGCGCGCACTCGGTGTGCAGCACGACCTGCTCGACGCAGGCCTGGCCGAACTCGCAGCCGTCATCGAAGGCTGCGCCACCATCAACGGGGTCACGGTCGAGGCAGATCTGCGCATCGCCCGCGGCCTGGACTACTACACGGGCACCGTGTTCGAAACCCGGATGAGCGGGCACGAGTCGCTCGGTTCGATCTGCTCCGGTGGCCGGTACGACGCTCTCGCGACGGACGGCAAGAGCACCTACCCCGGCGTCGGCATCTCGCTCGGCGTCACCCGGCTGCTGATGCCGCTGTTCCAACAGGGCGTGCTGGCCGGCTCGCGGCCGGTGCCGTCAGCGGTGCTGATCGCGCTGCCGCACGACGACGACCGGTCCCGTTGCGATGCGCTCGCACAGCGCCTGCGCAGCCGGGGCATCGCGACCGAGGTGGCGGCCGCCGCGCAGAAGTTCGGCAAGCAGATCCGCTACGCCGAACGTCGCGGCATCCCGTACGTTTGGTTCCCCGGGGACGCCGACGAGCCCGGGACGGACACCGTGAAGGACATCCGCTCCGGGGAACAGGTCAGCGCCGACCCGGACGCCTGGTTACCACCGGAGAACGACCTGCGCCCGCAGGTGATCATGCAGAGAGTGGAGCGATGA
- the aspS gene encoding aspartate--tRNA ligase, producing the protein MIRNREAGTLRASDAGQTVTLAGWVATRRDHGGVTFIDLRDASGSVQVVLREADVAHDLRNEWVVAITGEVRQRPQGNVNPAIPTGEVEVVAATLDVLNESAALPFQVDEHTEVGEEARLKYRYLDLRRPAPGAAIRLRSKVNRAARDVLYRHDFIEIETPTLTRSTPEGARDFLVPARLRPGSWYALPQSPQLFKQLLMVAGMERYFQIARCYRDEDFRADRQPEFTQLDIEMSFVDQDDVIALAEDVLVALWALIGHEVSTPIPRMTYYDAMDRYGSDKPDLRFGLELVDCTAFFADTPFRVFQAPYVGAVVMPGGAAQPRKQLDAWQDFAKQRGHRGLAYVLVGEDGELGGPVAKNLSGTERAGLVAHVGAAPGDCIFFAAGGGNSARSLLGATRLEIGKRAGLIDEALKNGNAWSFVWIVDAPLFEPTSDAEAAGDVAVGSGAWTAVHHAFTSPKPESLDTFDTDPGSALAYAYDIVCNGNEIGGGSIRIHRRDVQERVFKVMGLDEAEARAKFGFLLDAFGYGAPPHGGIAFGWDRICALLSGTDSIRDVIAFPKTGGGYDPLTAAPAPITPEQRKEAGIDAVPEDQ; encoded by the coding sequence ATGATTCGCAACCGTGAGGCGGGGACGCTGCGCGCATCCGACGCCGGGCAGACCGTGACGCTCGCCGGCTGGGTGGCCACCCGCCGCGATCACGGGGGCGTGACGTTCATCGACCTGCGCGACGCGAGCGGGTCGGTCCAGGTCGTGCTGCGCGAGGCGGACGTCGCACACGACCTGCGCAACGAGTGGGTCGTGGCCATCACCGGCGAGGTGCGGCAACGTCCGCAGGGCAACGTCAACCCGGCGATCCCGACCGGCGAGGTCGAAGTCGTCGCCGCCACGCTGGACGTGCTCAACGAGTCCGCCGCGCTACCGTTCCAGGTCGACGAGCACACCGAGGTAGGCGAGGAGGCCCGGCTCAAGTACCGCTACCTGGACCTGCGCCGGCCCGCCCCCGGTGCGGCGATCCGCTTGCGCAGCAAGGTGAATCGGGCCGCGCGTGACGTCTTGTACCGGCACGACTTCATCGAGATCGAGACGCCGACGCTGACCCGGTCCACTCCCGAGGGCGCGCGCGACTTCCTCGTCCCGGCGCGGCTGCGACCCGGCAGCTGGTACGCGCTGCCGCAGTCCCCGCAGTTGTTCAAGCAGCTGCTCATGGTCGCCGGCATGGAGCGGTACTTCCAGATCGCGCGCTGCTACCGCGACGAGGACTTCCGCGCCGACCGGCAGCCGGAGTTCACCCAGCTCGACATCGAGATGAGCTTCGTCGACCAGGACGACGTGATCGCGCTCGCCGAGGACGTCCTGGTCGCGCTGTGGGCGCTGATCGGGCACGAGGTCAGCACACCGATCCCGCGGATGACCTACTACGACGCGATGGACCGCTACGGCAGCGACAAGCCCGACCTGCGTTTCGGTCTCGAGCTCGTCGACTGCACCGCCTTCTTCGCCGACACGCCGTTCCGGGTGTTCCAGGCGCCGTACGTCGGCGCCGTGGTCATGCCCGGCGGTGCCGCGCAACCGCGCAAGCAACTGGACGCCTGGCAGGACTTCGCCAAGCAGCGCGGCCACCGCGGCCTGGCCTACGTGCTCGTCGGCGAGGACGGCGAGCTGGGCGGTCCGGTCGCGAAGAACCTGTCCGGCACCGAGCGGGCCGGCCTCGTGGCACACGTCGGCGCCGCGCCCGGCGACTGCATCTTCTTCGCGGCCGGCGGAGGCAACTCCGCGCGCTCGCTGCTCGGCGCCACCCGGCTGGAGATCGGCAAGCGGGCCGGGCTGATCGACGAGGCGCTGAAGAATGGGAACGCGTGGTCGTTCGTCTGGATCGTCGACGCCCCGCTGTTCGAGCCGACCAGCGACGCCGAGGCCGCGGGTGACGTCGCTGTCGGCTCCGGCGCCTGGACGGCCGTGCACCACGCGTTCACCTCGCCCAAGCCCGAGTCGCTTGACACCTTCGACACCGACCCCGGCAGCGCCCTCGCCTACGCCTACGACATCGTCTGCAACGGCAACGAGATCGGCGGCGGCTCGATCCGAATCCACCGCCGCGACGTGCAGGAACGGGTGTTCAAGGTGATGGGCCTGGACGAGGCCGAGGCGCGCGCCAAGTTCGGCTTCCTGCTCGACGCGTTCGGCTACGGCGCACCACCACACGGCGGCATCGCGTTCGGTTGGGACCGCATCTGCGCGCTCCTGTCGGGCACCGACTCGATCCGCGACGTCATCGCCTTCCCCAAGACCGGCGGTGGCTACGACCCGCTCACCGCCGCCCCCGCGCCGATCACGCCCGAGCAGCGCAAGGAAGCCGGCATAGACGCCGTCCCCGAGGACCAATAG
- a CDS encoding putative Ig domain-containing protein: MRRTAVIAFAAITLLSTLAAPVVVAGPGASGARAAAAPATATSVPLCPRLPGRKWCLAMQPGPTRLTTRSALAVPYGFGPADLRAAYRVPATTSTSTIAIVDAYDEPDAEANLTAYREQYGLAPCTSANGCFRKVNQGGDAAPLPAYNSGWAGEINLDLQMASAICPSCHLLLVEADDDDSSGAPNLELAVQKAAALGARFISLSWGGAEFAGQSDLDGYLAAAGVTYVAASGDNGYGTGWPAVLSNVISVGGTALYRDTSTARGWRESVWGGSYGATGSGCSLYETQPTWQAGITALRAACSARATNDVAVVADPATGVAVYVNGGWSVYGGTSAGAPIIAAMEAINGPGPGGTAAVAYPYAHAGAFNDVTSGSNGSCGNLLCQGGAGWDGPTGVGTPNGLLGLGQGASTPVPRSTVTVHSPGSVTGFAGTAANVRVPATSSQRLPIRYSATGVPPGITLRSTGYLTGVPRSAGRYRVTVTARDSSGAAAGTAFYWTVRRHRVVTSATPRVHGVLKPGHRVRATWGTFRRDTAHGAHVSVRWRIRWYVDGHAIGRATHRTFVIPRSYRGHRISFSVTATRSYYAGYTRHAHRVRVHR; encoded by the coding sequence ATGCGCCGAACCGCCGTGATCGCATTTGCCGCGATCACGCTCCTGAGCACGCTTGCGGCCCCGGTCGTCGTGGCCGGGCCGGGTGCTTCCGGCGCCCGGGCTGCGGCCGCACCAGCGACCGCGACGAGCGTGCCGCTGTGCCCGCGACTGCCCGGGCGCAAGTGGTGCCTGGCGATGCAGCCGGGCCCGACGCGGCTCACCACGCGATCGGCACTGGCCGTCCCGTACGGCTTCGGCCCGGCCGACCTGCGCGCGGCGTACCGGGTGCCTGCGACCACCTCGACGTCCACGATCGCGATCGTGGACGCGTACGACGAGCCCGACGCGGAGGCGAACCTCACGGCCTACCGGGAACAGTACGGGCTTGCGCCGTGCACCAGCGCGAACGGGTGCTTCCGCAAGGTCAACCAGGGCGGCGACGCGGCCCCGCTGCCGGCCTACAACTCGGGGTGGGCCGGCGAGATCAACCTGGATCTGCAGATGGCGTCGGCGATCTGCCCGAGCTGTCACCTGTTGCTGGTGGAAGCCGACGACGACGACAGTTCCGGTGCGCCGAACCTGGAGCTCGCCGTCCAGAAGGCGGCCGCGCTCGGCGCGCGGTTCATCTCGCTGTCCTGGGGTGGTGCGGAGTTCGCCGGGCAGTCCGACCTCGACGGCTATCTCGCCGCTGCGGGCGTGACGTACGTCGCGGCGAGCGGGGACAACGGCTACGGCACCGGCTGGCCCGCGGTGCTGTCGAACGTCATCTCGGTCGGCGGCACCGCGCTGTATCGCGACACCAGCACGGCACGCGGCTGGCGTGAGAGCGTGTGGGGCGGCAGCTACGGCGCAACCGGGTCCGGCTGCTCGCTGTATGAGACGCAGCCCACGTGGCAGGCCGGGATCACCGCGCTGCGCGCGGCGTGCAGCGCGCGGGCGACGAACGACGTCGCGGTGGTCGCCGACCCGGCGACCGGCGTGGCGGTGTACGTGAACGGCGGCTGGAGCGTGTACGGCGGCACGTCCGCCGGCGCGCCGATCATCGCGGCGATGGAGGCGATCAACGGCCCGGGCCCCGGCGGTACCGCAGCCGTGGCCTACCCGTACGCGCATGCCGGTGCGTTCAACGACGTGACGTCCGGTTCGAACGGCAGCTGCGGCAACCTGCTCTGCCAGGGTGGCGCCGGCTGGGACGGTCCCACCGGTGTCGGGACACCGAACGGCCTGCTCGGCCTCGGTCAGGGAGCGAGCACTCCGGTCCCGCGGTCGACGGTGACGGTGCACAGCCCGGGCTCGGTGACCGGCTTCGCGGGCACCGCGGCGAACGTGCGCGTGCCGGCGACCAGCTCGCAACGCCTGCCGATCCGCTACAGCGCCACCGGCGTACCGCCCGGGATCACCTTGCGCAGCACGGGCTACCTCACCGGTGTCCCGCGGTCGGCGGGCAGGTACCGGGTCACCGTGACGGCACGCGACAGCAGCGGTGCCGCGGCCGGCACCGCCTTCTACTGGACGGTGCGCCGGCACCGTGTCGTCACGTCGGCGACGCCGCGCGTGCACGGCGTGCTCAAGCCCGGGCACCGGGTACGGGCGACGTGGGGCACGTTCCGCCGTGACACCGCGCACGGTGCGCACGTGTCGGTGCGCTGGCGCATCCGCTGGTACGTGGACGGCCACGCGATCGGCCGTGCGACGCACCGGACCTTCGTGATCCCACGGTCGTACCGCGGCCACCGCATCTCGTTCAGCGTGACGGCGACGCGCAGCTACTACGCCGGCTACACCCGGCACGCCCACCGCGTGCGGGTGCACCGCTAG
- a CDS encoding replication-associated recombination protein A has translation MTLFEPEPPQAEAFDPTAPLAARMRPRSLDEVVGQDHLLAPGSPLRRLVEGDAPMSLILFGPPGTGKTTLAQIVSGVTQRRFVQLSALNAGVKDVRAVIEQARTDLGRSGRQTVLFIDEIHRFSKTQQDSLLHAVEARHVTLVAATTENPFFSIVSPLLSRSLLLSLQPLDEDAIGLLVDRALSDERGLAGAVSLDEDARAHLLRIAGGDARRALTALEAAAGTAAAEQRDRIGLAMLEQAVDTAAVRYDRDGDQHYDVISAFIKSIRGSDADAALHYLARMIEAGEDPRFIARRLVVHASEDVGLADPTALLAATAAAQAVQLIGMPEARINLAQATIHLALAPKSNAVVAAIDAALADVRAGLAGTVPPALRDAHYAGAQQLGHGKRYRYPHDAAEGVLTQQYPPDELVGRDYYQPADRGAERYLAERLPRLRGVVRGTAPAERAGGAERSMPQP, from the coding sequence ATGACGCTGTTCGAGCCGGAGCCGCCGCAGGCCGAGGCGTTCGACCCCACGGCGCCGCTCGCGGCCCGGATGCGACCGCGCAGCCTGGACGAGGTCGTCGGCCAGGACCACCTGCTCGCGCCCGGCTCGCCGCTGCGCCGCCTGGTCGAGGGTGACGCGCCGATGTCACTGATCCTGTTCGGTCCGCCGGGGACCGGCAAGACCACCCTCGCCCAGATCGTGTCCGGGGTGACGCAGCGCCGCTTCGTCCAGCTGTCGGCGCTGAACGCGGGGGTGAAGGACGTCCGGGCCGTCATCGAGCAGGCGCGCACCGACCTCGGTCGCTCCGGCCGGCAGACCGTGCTGTTCATCGACGAGATCCACCGCTTCTCCAAGACCCAGCAGGACTCGCTGCTGCACGCGGTGGAAGCCCGGCACGTCACGCTGGTCGCGGCGACCACCGAGAACCCGTTCTTCTCGATCGTCTCGCCGCTGCTCTCGCGCAGCCTGCTGCTCAGCCTGCAACCGCTGGACGAGGACGCGATCGGGCTGCTCGTGGACCGGGCCCTGTCCGACGAGCGCGGCCTGGCCGGTGCGGTCTCGTTGGACGAGGACGCGCGCGCCCACCTGCTGCGGATCGCCGGCGGCGACGCGCGGCGCGCGCTCACCGCGCTGGAGGCCGCCGCGGGAACGGCTGCCGCCGAGCAGCGGGATCGCATCGGTCTGGCCATGCTCGAGCAGGCTGTCGACACCGCGGCCGTCCGGTACGACCGGGACGGTGACCAGCACTACGACGTCATCAGCGCCTTCATCAAGTCGATCCGCGGCTCGGACGCCGACGCCGCGTTGCACTACCTGGCCCGGATGATCGAGGCGGGGGAGGATCCGCGGTTCATCGCCCGACGCCTGGTCGTGCACGCCAGCGAGGACGTCGGGCTGGCCGACCCCACCGCGCTGCTCGCGGCCACCGCGGCGGCCCAGGCGGTGCAACTGATCGGCATGCCCGAGGCGCGCATCAACCTGGCCCAGGCCACCATCCACCTGGCCCTCGCGCCCAAGTCCAACGCGGTGGTCGCCGCGATCGACGCCGCGCTCGCCGACGTCCGGGCCGGGCTGGCCGGAACCGTGCCGCCCGCGCTGCGCGACGCGCACTATGCCGGGGCGCAGCAGCTCGGTCACGGCAAGCGGTACCGCTACCCGCACGACGCGGCCGAGGGCGTGCTCACCCAGCAGTATCCGCCGGACGAGCTCGTCGGGCGCGACTACTACCAGCCCGCCGACCGCGGCGCAGAGCGGTACCTGGCCGAGCGGCTGCCCAGGCTGCGCGGGGTGGTGCGCGGGACCGCCCCGGCCGAGCGGGCCGGCGGTGCCGAGCGGTCAATGCCGCAACCGTGA
- a CDS encoding DUF948 domain-containing protein produces MSGGAIAALIAAIAFAVLVLLLAIPLLKLGRTLDEATLAIRKTHEGATPLLGEAQGTMTQVNAQLAQVEGIAKNVNAMTTNAAAMSAVVSSTLGSPMIKAAAFTYGVRKTVRGRRDADTLREARRRRRGASRRGGER; encoded by the coding sequence ATGTCCGGAGGGGCCATAGCCGCGCTCATCGCGGCCATCGCCTTCGCGGTGCTCGTCCTGCTGCTCGCCATCCCGCTGCTCAAGCTGGGACGCACGCTGGACGAGGCGACGCTCGCGATCCGCAAGACGCACGAGGGCGCCACCCCGCTGCTGGGCGAGGCGCAGGGCACCATGACGCAGGTCAACGCCCAGCTCGCCCAGGTCGAGGGGATCGCCAAGAACGTCAACGCGATGACCACCAATGCGGCTGCCATGTCGGCGGTCGTCTCCAGCACCCTCGGCAGCCCGATGATCAAGGCGGCGGCGTTCACCTACGGGGTGCGCAAGACGGTCCGCGGCCGGCGCGACGCCGACACGCTGCGCGAGGCCCGCCGCCGGCGGCGCGGCGCCTCGCGGCGGGGAGGTGAGCGCTGA
- the alaS gene encoding alanine--tRNA ligase, translated as MRSAEIRKRFLGHFEANGHTVVPSVPLPFEDPNLLFVNAGMVQFVPYFVGQQTPPWPRATSIQKCIRTPDIDEVGKTTRHGTFFQMNGNFSFGDYFKERAITLAWELSTNSVADGGFGLDGERIWATVYLDDDEAIDIWHKVIGLPLERIVRKGMDDNFWSMGIAGPCGPCSELYYDRGPDYGVEGGPAVDEDRYMEFWNLVFMQNERGPQNGPGKSDFPILGELPRKNIDTGMGMERMATLMQGVDNLYEIDETRPVLDRAAQLAGKVYGAHSGHAAAQSHPDDVRLRVVADHVRTALMLIGDGVTPANEGRGYVLRRIMRRAVRSMRLLGVQEPVFPQLLPVSRDAMAPSYPELASDFERISSYAYAEEEAFLQTLRAGTTIFDTAVGAVRRASGTQLPADKAFQLHDTYGFPIDLTLEMAAEQGISVDEPGFRRLMAEQRARAKADARAKKTAHADLSLYRAARDAGAATDFTGYREIAREAVVASIIGEHGLLPAAGEGEEVELVLDATPFYAEGGGQQPDQGRILVNSNGREAELFVTDVQQPVPGLIVHRVTVHSGEVRPGDHVLAEVDPTRRAAVSRSHSGTHLLHAGLRRALGDTAAQAGSLNAPGRLRFDFKTPSAVPASVLSDVEDEINEVLLRDLEVRWFVTDQAEARRIGAIAMFGEKYGDQVRVVEIGDYSRELCGGTHVPRSSVIGMVKLLGEASIGSGVRRVEALVGLDAFRFLAREHVLVHQLSGEFKAHPDELPERIAGVLDRLKGAERELDKLRVAAVLAGAGPLADTAEQVDGVQLVTAEAPAGVSGNDLRSLVLDVRGRLAAGRSAVVLLASPGENGVNFVAAVNQAGQDAGLSAGQLVRAFAPVLGARGGGKADLAQGAGGDAANLAAAFEAVRQAVASAR; from the coding sequence ATGCGCAGCGCCGAGATCAGGAAGCGCTTCCTGGGTCATTTCGAGGCGAACGGTCACACCGTTGTCCCGAGCGTGCCCCTGCCGTTCGAGGACCCGAACCTGCTGTTCGTCAACGCCGGCATGGTGCAGTTCGTCCCGTACTTCGTCGGCCAGCAGACGCCGCCGTGGCCGCGCGCCACCAGCATCCAGAAGTGCATCCGCACCCCGGACATCGACGAGGTCGGCAAGACGACCCGGCACGGCACGTTCTTCCAGATGAACGGCAACTTCAGCTTCGGCGACTACTTCAAGGAACGCGCCATCACGCTCGCCTGGGAGCTGTCGACGAACTCGGTGGCCGACGGCGGCTTCGGGCTGGACGGCGAGCGGATCTGGGCGACCGTCTACCTGGACGACGACGAGGCCATCGACATCTGGCACAAGGTGATCGGCCTGCCGCTCGAGCGCATCGTTCGCAAGGGGATGGACGACAACTTCTGGTCGATGGGCATCGCCGGGCCGTGCGGACCGTGCAGCGAGCTGTACTACGACCGCGGCCCCGACTACGGCGTCGAGGGCGGCCCGGCGGTCGACGAGGACCGCTACATGGAGTTCTGGAACCTGGTGTTCATGCAGAACGAGCGCGGCCCGCAGAACGGGCCGGGCAAGTCGGACTTCCCCATCCTGGGCGAACTGCCACGCAAGAACATCGACACCGGGATGGGCATGGAGCGGATGGCCACGCTCATGCAGGGCGTCGACAACCTCTACGAGATCGACGAGACGCGACCGGTGCTCGACCGCGCGGCACAGCTGGCCGGGAAGGTGTACGGCGCGCACTCCGGGCACGCTGCGGCGCAGTCACATCCGGACGACGTGCGGCTGCGCGTCGTGGCCGACCACGTGCGCACCGCCTTGATGCTGATCGGCGACGGCGTGACGCCCGCCAACGAAGGCCGCGGCTACGTGTTGCGCCGGATCATGCGCCGAGCGGTGCGTTCCATGCGGCTGCTCGGCGTCCAGGAGCCGGTCTTCCCGCAGCTGCTGCCCGTCTCGCGCGACGCGATGGCGCCGTCCTACCCGGAGCTGGCGAGCGACTTCGAGCGCATCAGCAGCTACGCGTACGCCGAGGAGGAAGCGTTCCTGCAGACGCTGCGCGCGGGCACCACCATCTTCGACACCGCGGTCGGCGCGGTCCGCCGAGCCAGCGGCACCCAATTGCCGGCCGACAAGGCGTTCCAGCTGCACGACACCTACGGTTTCCCGATCGACCTCACCCTGGAGATGGCGGCCGAGCAGGGCATCAGCGTCGACGAGCCGGGGTTCCGCCGGCTGATGGCCGAGCAGCGGGCCAGGGCCAAGGCCGACGCCCGGGCCAAGAAGACCGCGCACGCCGACCTGTCGCTGTACCGCGCGGCGCGCGACGCGGGTGCGGCCACCGACTTCACCGGCTACCGGGAGATCGCCCGCGAGGCCGTGGTCGCCTCGATCATCGGCGAGCACGGGCTGCTGCCCGCCGCCGGTGAGGGCGAGGAGGTCGAGCTGGTCCTGGACGCGACGCCGTTCTACGCCGAGGGCGGTGGCCAGCAGCCGGACCAGGGCCGGATCCTCGTCAACTCGAACGGGCGCGAGGCCGAACTGTTCGTCACCGACGTCCAGCAGCCGGTTCCCGGACTGATCGTGCACCGGGTGACGGTGCACTCCGGTGAGGTCCGGCCCGGCGATCACGTGCTCGCCGAGGTCGACCCGACCCGGCGCGCCGCGGTCTCGCGCAGCCACTCCGGCACGCACCTGCTGCACGCCGGCCTGCGCCGCGCGCTCGGCGACACGGCCGCCCAGGCCGGCTCGCTCAACGCCCCCGGCCGGCTGCGCTTCGACTTCAAGACCCCCTCCGCGGTCCCGGCGAGCGTGCTGTCCGACGTCGAGGACGAGATCAACGAGGTGCTGCTGCGCGATCTCGAGGTCCGCTGGTTCGTCACCGACCAGGCCGAGGCCAGGCGCATCGGCGCGATCGCCATGTTCGGCGAGAAGTACGGCGACCAGGTCCGGGTGGTCGAGATCGGCGACTACTCGCGCGAGCTGTGCGGTGGGACGCACGTGCCGCGCAGTTCGGTGATCGGCATGGTCAAGCTGCTGGGCGAGGCCTCGATCGGCTCCGGTGTGCGGCGCGTCGAAGCGCTGGTCGGCCTGGACGCGTTCCGGTTCCTGGCCCGCGAGCACGTGCTGGTGCATCAGCTCTCCGGCGAGTTCAAGGCGCATCCGGACGAATTGCCCGAGCGCATCGCCGGCGTGCTGGACCGGCTCAAGGGCGCCGAGCGTGAACTGGACAAGCTTCGCGTCGCCGCGGTCCTCGCCGGCGCCGGACCGCTGGCCGACACCGCCGAGCAGGTCGACGGAGTGCAACTCGTCACCGCAGAAGCGCCCGCCGGCGTCAGCGGCAACGACCTGCGTTCGCTGGTGCTGGACGTCCGCGGCCGGCTGGCCGCGGGCCGGTCCGCCGTCGTGCTGCTCGCCTCGCCCGGCGAGAACGGCGTCAACTTCGTGGCCGCGGTGAACCAGGCGGGCCAGGACGCCGGCCTGTCCGCGGGCCAACTGGTGCGCGCGTTCGCGCCCGTCCTCGGCGCCCGCGGCGGCGGCAAGGCCGACCTGGCGCAAGGCGCCGGCGGCGACGCGGCCAACCTGGCCGCCGCGTTCGAGGCGGTCCGGCAGGCCGTCGCGTCCGCGCGGTGA
- the ruvX gene encoding Holliday junction resolvase RuvX — MTGVWLGVDVGTVRVGVARSDPAGVLATPLVTLRRDAHANRDIAELAALVAEHGAVGVVVGLPRTLAGREGPSARFAREYAALLAAAIDPIRVEHVDERLTTVSAERKLSEGGVRGSRAKRAVIDQAAAVELLQHWLDSRRD; from the coding sequence GTGACCGGAGTCTGGCTGGGCGTCGACGTGGGGACGGTGCGGGTAGGCGTGGCGCGCAGCGATCCGGCCGGGGTGCTGGCGACCCCGCTGGTCACGCTGCGGCGGGACGCCCACGCGAACCGCGACATCGCCGAACTGGCCGCCCTGGTGGCCGAGCACGGGGCGGTCGGGGTGGTCGTCGGGCTGCCGCGCACCCTGGCCGGCCGCGAAGGTCCCTCGGCGCGGTTCGCCCGCGAGTACGCCGCCCTGCTGGCCGCCGCGATTGACCCGATTCGGGTGGAACACGTCGACGAGCGCCTGACCACGGTGAGTGCCGAGCGTAAACTTTCCGAGGGCGGTGTGCGGGGAAGTAGGGCCAAGCGTGCCGTCATTGACCAGGCGGCTGCGGTAGAACTGTTGCAGCACTGGTTGGATTCGCGCCGCGACTGA